Proteins encoded in a region of the Vicia villosa cultivar HV-30 ecotype Madison, WI linkage group LG5, Vvil1.0, whole genome shotgun sequence genome:
- the LOC131608136 gene encoding 1-aminocyclopropane-1-carboxylate synthase 7-like: MGLEIEQPCVQLSNIALSDTHGENSPYFAGWKAYDENPYHELTNSSGVIQMGLAENQVSFDMVEKYLKDHPEDYNGFRENALFQDYHGLISFRTAMATFMEQIRGGRAKFDPQRIVITAGATAANELLTFILANPGDALLVPTPYYPGFDRDLRWRTGVNIVPIHCNSSNNFQITPQALQAAYKEAQSMNMKVSGVLITNPSNPLGITIQRAVLEQILDFVTEKNIHLISDEIYSGSVFSSNEFVSVAEILEARNYKEADRVHIVYSLSKDLGLPGFRVGTVYSYNDKVVTTARRMSSFSLISSQTQQFLANMLSDKEFTEKYIKINRERLKKRYDMIVEGLKSVGIECLRGNAGLFCWMNMSPLLKESSKEGELELWNVILKEVKLNISPGCSCHCSEAGWFRVCFANMSEETLEIALERIRKFMAKRTRTKKE, translated from the exons TTACTTTGCTGGATGGAAAGCCTATGATGAAAATCCTTATCATGAGTTAACCAACTCTTCAGGTGTTATTCAAATGGGATTGGCTGAAAATCAA GTTTCATTTGATATGGTAGAAAAGTACTTGAAAGATCACCCAGAGGATTATAATGGTTTTAGAGAGAATGCATTATTTCAAGACTATCATGGTCTTATATCCTTCAGAACTGCAATGGCAACCTTCATGGAACAAATAAGAGGTGGTAGAGCCAAATTTGATCCTCAAAGAATTGTCATTACTGCTGGTGCAACTGCTGCCAATGAGCTCTTGACCTTCATTCTTGCTAATCCTGGAGATGCTTTGCTTGTTCCTACTCCTTACTATCCAGG GTTTGATAGAGATTTAAGGTGGAGAACTGGTGTAAACATAGTGCCAATTCACTGCAACAGCTCTAACAATTTCCAAATTACACCACAAGCTTTACAAGCTGCTTACAAAGAAGCTCAATCAATGAACATGAAAGTGAGTGGAGTACTCATAACAAACCCTTCCAACCCTTTAGGTATAACCATTCAGCGTGCAGTTCTAGAACAAATTCTTGACTTTGTCACAGAAAAGAACATCCACCTCATCTCCGACGAAATCTACTCAGGCTCGGTCTTTTCTTCCAATGAGTTTGTAAGTGTAGCTGAAATTCTCGAAGCTCGTAATTACAAAGAAGCTGATAGAGTTCACATTGTTTACAGTCTTTCAAAAGATCTCGGTCTACCTGGTTTTAGAGTTGGGACAGTTTATTCATACAATGATAAGGTTGTAACAACAGCAAGAAGAATGTCGAGTTTTTCCTTAATATCCTCACAAACACAACAGTTTTTGGCTAATATGCTATCAGACAAGGAATTTACGGAAAAGTACATTAAGATTAATAGGGAAAGATTGAAGAAGAGATATGATATGATAGTTGAAGGTTTGAAAAGTGTTGGAATAGAGTGTTTGAGAGGGAATGCAGGATTGTTTTGTTGGATGAATATGAGTCCACTATTGAAGGAATCAAGTAAGGAAGGTGAATTAGAACTTTGGAATGTGATATTGAAAGAAGTGAAATTGAATATATCACCGGGGTGTTCATGTCATTGTTCAGAAGCAGGTTGGTTTAGAGTGTGTTTTGCAAATATGAGTGAAGAAACTCTTGAAATTGCATTGGAAAGAATACGTAAATTCATGGCTAAGAGAAcaaggacaaagaaagaataa